The DNA segment GGCCAGCGCGTCGATCTCTATGGCGCCGAAGTCATTGACGATCGCCCCGATCCTGCTGCCCGCGCTGCGATGCAGCAGGTGATTGAGGAGCGTGGTCTTCCCCGATCCGAGAAATCCGGCCAGGACGATGACCGGGATCTGCTGCTGGGGACGACGACCGCCGTCCGTCTCGTGCGCCGAGCTGTTCCCCAAGGGGCGACCTTTCTCCTGTGACCGGGCTGCGGACCAGGATAAAAGGGATTGAGGAGTGGGGGCGGGGCCCGGGGTCGATCCGGGCGGCCGACCCGGTCACATGGTCGGCCCGGTCCCTTGGGGCAGTCCGGTCCCGTGGCCGGCCCGGCCGGTCCCGTGGCCGGCCCGGTGACATGGTCGGCCCGTCAGACGGCGGGGACCGCCGCCGTCGGCTCCGGCCCCACGTACCGCGCCGCCGGGCGGATGATCTTCGAGTGGGCCGCCTGCTCCAGGATGTTGGCGCTCCAGCCCACCACCCGGCCCGCCGCGAAGGTCGGGGTGAACATCTCCCTGGGCAGGCCGCACAGTTCCATGACCACACCGGCGTAGAACTCGACGTTGGTGTGGAGTTCACGACCCGGCTTCAGCTCGGCGAGGACGGCCTCGACCCGGCGTTCGACCTCCACCGCGAACTCCACCCGGGGACCGCCGAAACCGAGGGCGATCTCCCGGAGCATCCGCGAACGCGGGTCCTCCGTGCGGTAGACGGCGTGGCCGAAGCCCATGATCCGCTCGCCGGCCAGCACCCGTTCCCGGATCCACGGATCGACACGGTCGGGCGTGCCGATCGCGTCCAGGGTGTCCAGGGCCCGGCTGGGCGCCCCTCCGTGCAGCGGCCCGGACAGCGCGCCCACGGCACCGGTCAGACAGGCCGCCGCGTCGGCTCCGGTGGACGCGATGACCCGCGCCGTAAAGGTTGATGCATTGAATCCATGATCAATGGTGGAGATCAAGTATTGCTCGACCGCTCGGGCTCGTCGGGGGTCGGGCACCGAACCGGTCGCCATGTACAGGTAGTTGGCCGCGTACGGCAGGTCCTCGCGCGGCTCCACGGGCTCCAGCCCCCGCCCCAGCCGGTACAGCGCGGTGAGCAGCGTGGGTACGACGGCGCAGGCGGCGAGCGTGTCGGCGCGGCGCCGGCCGGCGTCCAGGTCGTACAGCGGCCGGAATCCCCGCGCCGCGCCCAGCAGGGACAGCCCGGTGCGCAGCCCGGCCAGCGGACCGGAGACGCGGCTCGCGGCGGCGATCGCGGGCAGGCTCGCCCGGACCTCCTCGGGCAGCCGGCGCAGCGCCGCGGTCTCGGCGGCGAAGGCGGCACCGCGCTCGGCGTCGGGCAGGGCGCCGTGCACGAGCAGGTGCCAGACGTCCTCGAAGCGGCGGGTGCGCGCGAGGTCGACCGCCGAGTACTGCCGGTAGTGGTAGAAGCCCTCCCGCCCCCGGACGTCGCCGATCTCCGTCTCGGTGACGACGACGCCGGCGAGACCGCGCGGGACGTCGACGAGGGGCGTTGCGGTCCTGTTGATGGCCATGATGGTCCTCTCTGAGCTTGATCCGACTGTCCACTCTTGACGTTTTTCCTGTCAATATTGATTGAATCAATGCACTTGGGGTTAGCCATCAATATGTGCAGAGACCGCTACGGTGGCCCTCATGCGCGATCACGAACCCGCCCCCAACCGCCCGGGGCGCAGGCTGACCACCAAGGAGACCGCCGAACTGCTCGGCGTGAAGCCCGAGACGGTCTACGCGTATGTCAGCCGCGGCCTGCTGAGCAGCAAGCGCGAGCCCGGCGGCCGCGCCAGCACCTTCGAGGCACGCGAGGTGGAGGAGCTGGCCCGGCGCAACCGCCGGGAGAGCGCCGGGATTCCGGGCTCCGGCGGCGATCTCTCGGTACGCACCCGGATCACCTTGATCGAGGCCGACCGGTACTACTACCGGGGCGTCGACGCCACCGACCTGGCCGCCCGCCACTCCTACGAGGAGGTCGCGGAGTGGCTGTGGACCGGCCGGCTCGTCCCCGGGACGTCCTTCACCGCGCCCGAGGCGACCGTGCGCGTCGCCCGCTGGGCCGTGCAGGCGCTGCCCGAGCACACCTCCCCCATCGACCGGCTGCGGGTCGCGACGATCGCCGCGTCGGCCGAGGACCCGCTGCGCTTCGACCTGTCCGAAGAGGCCGTCCTGAACACGGCGCGGGTGCTCATCCCCACGCTCGTCACCGCCCTGCCGCCGGTCGTGTACGACCCCGGGAACGACGCGCCGCTGGCCCACCGCCTGTGGTCGCGGCTGACCGCCCGCCCGGCCGACGAGGACGCCGTACGCGTGCTGGACGCCGCCTTGGTCCTGCTCGCCGATCACGACCTGGCCGCCTCCACGCTCGCGGTCCGGGTCGCCGCCTCCGCGCGGGCACACGCCTATGCGACCGTGTCGGCCGGTCTCGGCGTCCTGGAGGGCCCGCTGCACGGCGCCAGCAGCGGGCTGGCCCACCGGATGCTGCTCGACGTGCTCGAACTGGGCAACGCGGCCCCGGTGATCGCCGACGAACTGCGCGCGGGGCGCCGCATCCCCGGCCTGGGCCACCGCCTCTACACCGGTGAGGATCCCCGCGCGCAGGTCCTGTTCGGCCTGCTGGAGCGGCTCCCCCGCGCGGAACCCGCCCTGCTCGCCGCCCGCGACATCGTCGCCACGACCGCCCGGCACACCCCGCTGCACACCAATGTCGACCTGGCACTCGCGGTGTTCACCTCGTCCTTCGGGATGCCCGCCACCGCCGGCGAGACGATCTTCGCGGTCGCCCGGACCGCGGGCTGGATCGCGCACGCCCTGGAGGAGTACGGCGAGCGCCCGCTGCGGATGCGGCCCGTGGGCCACTACGTGGGCCCGCGCCCGCCGCAGCCCCTCCCGGAGGCCGACTGAGTCGCCGCCGGGTCCCTGCCGAGGCCCGCGCGTCGCCCACCGGGAGCCACACCCCTCCGGAAGGCCGCCGCCCTCCCCTGAACCCGGCACGATCCCGGCCGGAAGTCGCCCTGCCCCGAGTCAGGTTAGGCTCGCCTGTGTGAGTAGGTGCGCGTCCGTCTCCCTCAGCCTCGACGAGCCCGTTTCGGCGACGGCGGCCACGGCGAGGACATGGCTGCTGCTGGAACAATCCGGTCCGTGGGGCGCCAAGGCGCTCACTTCGAGCCATCTGGACCCGGCGGTCGGCCGCGCCCTGGAGCGCGCCGCCGAGGGCACCGGCGTGCGCGTGGCGCTCATCCGGCGCCCCGGCCGCCACGCGGACCCCGGCACCCCCGAGATCCGCCAGGTCTACGCCGCCCACACCGTGCCGGGCCGGGTCTGGGTCCGCTCCGCCACCACCCGCGATCCCCGGCACCTCCTCGACCTGGACCTCGCCGGCCTCGACGCGGGCGACCACCGCTCCTTCGACGCGGTGCTCGGCGGGCGTGCGCACACCGGCGATCCGCTCGCGCTCGTGTGCACCAACGGCAAGCGCGACCGCTGCTGCGCCCTGCTCGGCCGCCCGCTCGCCACCGAACTCGCCGCGGCGGGGGAAGAGGGGGTCTGGGAGGTCACTCATCTGGGTGGACATCGTTTCGCGCCGACGGTGCTCGTGCTGCCGTACGGCTACGTCTACGGCCGCGTCGACGCGCACACCCTCGGGAAGGCCCTGGACGGCGTCCGGGAGGGCCGGGTGGCCGTCGAGGGGTGCCGCGGCTGCTCCGCCTTCGAACGCCCCGGCCAGGCGGCCGAGCTGGCGGTGCGTGAGGTGGCGGGCGAGTACCGGGCGGGCGTACTGGGCGTCGTACGGACCGACGGCGCGGCGCCGCGCTGGGCGGTCACGGTCGTCCATGCCGACGGCCGCCGCTGGCGGGTCACCGTGGCGCGCGGGGCGTCGCTGCCGCCGCGCCCGGAGAGCTGCGGTGCCGCGGTGCTCGGCACACCGGCGCGGATGACCGTCGTCGCGGTGCGTGAGCTGCGCCCGACGGCGCTGGCGAGCTGACCCGCGCGGCGGGCGCAACCCGTACTGTCGTCCCCCATGAGTCCGACTCCCTCCGCACGCCGTCTGCGCCTCGGTATGCCACGGCGGGTGTTCTCGCAGGTGCTGCTCATGCAGGTGACCATCGCCGCGGGCGTCGCGGTGCTGGTGACCGGCCTGTTCCTGGCGCCGCTGAGCAAACAGCTGGACCACGAGGCGATGCGCCGCGCGCTGGCCATCGCCGAGACCACGGCCCAGGACCCGGCGATCGCCCAGGGCCTGCTGACCACGCCGCCGACCAAGGACGGCCCGGTGCAGCAGGAGGCCGAGCGGATCCGGCGGGCCACGCACGCCGAGTACATCGTCGTCCTGGACCGGCACTGGGTGCGCTGGTCGCATCCGACCACCTCGCAGATCGGCCGCACGGTGTCCACGAGCCCCTCCGGCGCCCTCGCGGGCAAGGAGGTCATGGAGATCGACCGGGGCACCCTGGGACGCTCCGCGCGCGGCAAGGTGCCGCTGTACGACGCCCGCCACCGCCTGATCGGGGCGGTCTCGGTCGGCATCGCCTACGACAGCGTGCGCGCCCGGCTGATCGGCGTCATCCCGGGGCTGCTCGCCTACGCCGGGGGCGCCCTCGCGGTGGGCGCCCTGGCCGCCTGGCTGATCGCCCGCCGGGTGCAGCGGCAGACCCGGGACCTGGCCTTCTCCGACATCTCGGCGCTGCTCGCGGAGCGCGAGGCGATGCTGCACGGCATCCGCGAGGGCGTGGTCGCCCTGGACGGGGGCGGCAGGATCCGGCTGCTGAACGACGAGGCGCGGCGGCTGCTGGGCATCGGCGACGAGGCCGTGGGCCGCATTCCCGACGAGGCGCTCGGCGAGGGCCGTACGACCGATGTGCTCACCGGGCGGGTGACCGGCACCGATCTGCTGACGGTACGCGGCCGGCGGGTGCTGGTCGCCAACCGCATGCCCACCGACGACGGCGGCGCGGTCGCCACCCTGCGCGACCGCACCGAACTGGAGCAGCTGGGGCGTGAACTCGACTCCACGCGCGGGCTGATCGACGCCCTGCGCGCCCAGGACCACGAGCACGCCAACCGGATGCACACCCTGCTCGGGCTGCTGGAACTGGAGATGTACGACGACGCGGTGGAGTTCGTCGGCGAGGTGGTCGGCGATCACCGGGTCACCGCCGAGCAGGTCACCGAGAAGGTCCAGGACCCGTTGCTGGCCGCCCTGCTGGTCGGCAAGGCGACGGTGGCGGCCGAGCGCGGGGTCGCCCTGTGGGTGTCGGAACGCAGCAGGCTCCCGGACCGGCTGGTCGATCCGCGGGGGCTGGTCACGGTCGTCGGCAACCTGGTGGACAACGCCTTGGACGCGGTCGCGGGCACGCCGCACGCGCGCGTGGAGGTCGAGTTGCGCGTCGAGGGCCATACGGTCGTGCTCCGGGTGCGGGACACCGGGCCCGGAGTGCCTTTGGACCAGCGGGAGTTGGTCTTCACCGAGGGGTGGTCCACCAAACCGGCCCCCGCGCACGGCAAGCGGGGGCTCGGGCTGTCGCTGGTGCGCCGGCTCGCCGAACGCCAGGGCGGCAGCGCGACCGTGGACACCGCCGGCGGGGCGGTGCCGAGTTCACGGTGGTGCTGCCGGAGGCGCTGGGCGAGCCGGAGCTGGAGCCCGGGGCCGGACGGGAGCCCGAGCCCACGGCACGCAACAGTTGATTACCTTGACCGCCCGCCGTACTACTTGACCGCCTTGGCGAACTCGGTCGTGTACGTCTTGCCCAGGTCGACGTTCGCGTTCTTGATGTTGGGGTTGAACGCCTTGAGCACCTTCTCCACGGTCTCGGGGCCGTTCTCCGGCATCACGCCGTCGTCGGTGAACATGGGCAGGGTGGTCTTGACGGACTGGGTGTAGAGCGCCTTGTCGCCCTGGGAGTAGTCGGCGGGCATCCTGGCGGCTATCTCGTCGGCGCTGTGGGTGGACATCCACTTGAGCGTCTTGACGAATGCGTTGACCAACTTCTGGACGGTCGCCTTGT comes from the Streptomyces sp. SUK 48 genome and includes:
- a CDS encoding citrate synthase/methylcitrate synthase, which codes for MAINRTATPLVDVPRGLAGVVVTETEIGDVRGREGFYHYRQYSAVDLARTRRFEDVWHLLVHGALPDAERGAAFAAETAALRRLPEEVRASLPAIAAASRVSGPLAGLRTGLSLLGAARGFRPLYDLDAGRRRADTLAACAVVPTLLTALYRLGRGLEPVEPREDLPYAANYLYMATGSVPDPRRARAVEQYLISTIDHGFNASTFTARVIASTGADAAACLTGAVGALSGPLHGGAPSRALDTLDAIGTPDRVDPWIRERVLAGERIMGFGHAVYRTEDPRSRMLREIALGFGGPRVEFAVEVERRVEAVLAELKPGRELHTNVEFYAGVVMELCGLPREMFTPTFAAGRVVGWSANILEQAAHSKIIRPAARYVGPEPTAAVPAV
- a CDS encoding citrate synthase; this encodes MRDHEPAPNRPGRRLTTKETAELLGVKPETVYAYVSRGLLSSKREPGGRASTFEAREVEELARRNRRESAGIPGSGGDLSVRTRITLIEADRYYYRGVDATDLAARHSYEEVAEWLWTGRLVPGTSFTAPEATVRVARWAVQALPEHTSPIDRLRVATIAASAEDPLRFDLSEEAVLNTARVLIPTLVTALPPVVYDPGNDAPLAHRLWSRLTARPADEDAVRVLDAALVLLADHDLAASTLAVRVAASARAHAYATVSAGLGVLEGPLHGASSGLAHRMLLDVLELGNAAPVIADELRAGRRIPGLGHRLYTGEDPRAQVLFGLLERLPRAEPALLAARDIVATTARHTPLHTNVDLALAVFTSSFGMPATAGETIFAVARTAGWIAHALEEYGERPLRMRPVGHYVGPRPPQPLPEAD
- a CDS encoding sucrase ferredoxin, yielding MSRCASVSLSLDEPVSATAATARTWLLLEQSGPWGAKALTSSHLDPAVGRALERAAEGTGVRVALIRRPGRHADPGTPEIRQVYAAHTVPGRVWVRSATTRDPRHLLDLDLAGLDAGDHRSFDAVLGGRAHTGDPLALVCTNGKRDRCCALLGRPLATELAAAGEEGVWEVTHLGGHRFAPTVLVLPYGYVYGRVDAHTLGKALDGVREGRVAVEGCRGCSAFERPGQAAELAVREVAGEYRAGVLGVVRTDGAAPRWAVTVVHADGRRWRVTVARGASLPPRPESCGAAVLGTPARMTVVAVRELRPTALAS